The Amycolatopsis sp. NBC_01480 genome segment TGGCGGAGCTGCTCGCCGAACGCGGCGACATCCGGTCGCCCGAGTGGCGGGCAGCAGTCGCCGAAGTGCCTCGCCACGTGTTCGTTCCCATCGCCTACACCCAGAACAGCCGTGGCGAGTGGGAGCCGTGGAGTACTGAAGGTGCGTGGGAGCGCGTATACGCACCGACGACTCTTGTGACCGCCCTCGCCGACCGCGACGGCTGGCGAGAACCGATCAGCTCCACCACCAATCCAGAACTGATGGTCCGGATGCTCGAAGCGCTGGACATTCGAGACGGGCATCGGGTCCTGGAGATCGGCACCGGAACCGGCTACAACGCCGGATTGCTCTCCCATCGGCTGGGAGACCACAATGTCGCATCGGTGGACATCGGCAGCGAGTTCGTCACCGCAGCGCGGGATCGCCTCGCCGGTATCGGCTACCACCCCACGTTGAAGACGGTCGACGGGGAGAGCGGCCTCCCCGGCCACGCACCCTACGACCGGATCATCGCCACCTGCTCGGTGCCGGCTGTGCCATGGGCGTGGGCGGAGCAGGTCACGCCGGACGGGTCGATCCTCGTGGATGTCCGGCCGTCGATCGCGGCGGGGAACCTTGTTCTCCTCCAACGCCGAGGTGACCGGCTGGTGGGGCGGTTCAGCGCGAGAAGAGGCTCGTTCATGGCGATGCGCCACGCCACTGACGCGGCCCCCGGGAACAGCCCTGCCGAGACGCTCGATCCAGGTGGGCACCGCCGTACAGACGCGCCCCTCACGCCTTGGGATTCCACACCGGTGGTGTGGTTCCTCGCTCAGTTCGCGGGGCTGCCCCGCGACGTCGTCTGTGGCTGGGAGCTGGACAGCGATACCAGGGCCCGGACTGCCTCCACACTGACAAGCCCGGATGGGTCATCGGTCCGGGTGGACCTCGCCGAGCACACCGTCTCCGGAACCCTCGCACTGTGGGCTCCGGTCGAGCAGGCGTATCGAGAGTGGATCGAAGCGGGTCAACCCGGCTGGGATCGTCTCGGCATGACAGTGACAGCCAGCCGGCAGCAGGTGTGGCTGGACTCCCCGGACAGCGCCTGGAGTTGGGAACTTCCCGTCTGATGGGCTGTTCCCTGCCGGAGATCGGCAGGGCATCTCGAGGCCCCTGACGCCCCGCGCCCCTACCGGGGCCGCGGCCGCGAGAACGCTTGCGGGCGCCGGACCGAGTAGAGCGGCATCGTCTGCGCCGACGCGTTGAGGTCCTCGGGCGCCGGGGGTTCGGCGGTCCGGCGCACGGGCAGGTCGAAGACCCACGCCGAGGGCAGGATCCGTTGCAGCAGCAGGCACAGCGCGACGATCGCGGCGACCAGCACGATGGGGTCGAGGACCGCGACAGCCAGCTGCGCCGCCGGGCCGAGCGAGGACAGCGGATCGTGCAGCAGCGCGTCCAGCACGGCGACCAGGGGTAGGTGGATGACGTAGATCGGCAGCGTGCGCCGGCCGATGCTCGCGATGGCGTTCGCCGGGCGCTTCCATCGGGTGACGAGCGCGGCCGCGGTCACGCCGAGCACGATCGCGACCAGGCTCAGCACCGGCCACAGGCCGAACGCCGTCTTCAGGCCGAAGTGGCCAACCGCGACGAGCACGCCCAGGTACGGCACGCCGACCAGGGCGAGCCGCAGCCAGCCGGCCTCCACGGCGACGCGTTTGACCAGCGAAGTGCCGTAGATGCCCACGAGGAAGAACACCAGGTTCTGGTACAGCCCGCCGCGGTCACCGGGGACGGCCAGCAGGCCGGCGGATGCCGTGGCGGACAAGGCGAACGCGGCTGCGAGCATGATCCAGAACGGCAGCCGCCGCGAGACCTTGGCGATCACGAAGTAAACGGCGAGCGCGAACAGGTACCAGAGGTTCGTCGGCGTGATCGTCAGCTGGGCTGCGAATTCGAGCACGCTCCCCGCGTGTTCGGTGGCGAACCCGGGGAAGAATGACAGCACCAGCGTGTGCACGGACAGCCACAGCACGTAGAGGTAGAAGAACTTGGCCACCCGCGACCGCGCGACGGTGCGCCACGGCCGCTTGACCGCGCGCGCCGCGAAGAACCCGGAAATCGCGAAGAACAAGGGCATGCGCAACGGCAGCAGCAGTTCGCCCACCTCGCCCCACGCGCCGGGCAGCGGTGTCGAGATCCGCCAGTCGATCTGCAGGTACTGCTTCATGATCACGTGCCACAGCACGACCAGCACGATGCAGGCGCCCTTGGCCACGTCGGGCCACAAGAGCCGTTCGGCAGGTGCCGGGTCACGGAGGTCGCCGACGAACCTGCCCGTTGTCTCGACTGCCACAACGGAACCTTTCGCACACGGGAGTCGCGGTGATTCCGACGCTGGCACGGGAATCCTTGCCGCGCCGTGAGTCCCGCCCCGGGCTGCCCCGGGGAACCGTCAACCGTGTCCGAAAGGCCCGTCTCGTTTGCGCGCAATGTCACGCAGCCGATGTGGACAGTCGCGCAGCGAACTCTCAGCCGTGGCCACCGGACCGGACGGCGCGCTGCCGCCGGACCAGCCGCCGCAGCGCGGGCACAGCCGGGCCCGCGCGCCCGGCCAACTCGTTCAGCCGGGCCGAGTTTGCCCGAAAGTCCCTGCGGGGCGCTCCGATGCCGGCCGCCGCGGCGAGTGCGGCCAGTGCCGCGTCGCCGGAGTCCACTTCGGACACGGGATCCCGCAACGCGGCCTCGACGCGGTCCTGCTCCCGGTGCGCCGCCGCGGGGTCGGTGAGTTCGAGCACCGAACGGCCGAGCAGCCGAGTCGTGTGCTCACGCAGCAGACCGGCCGCGACGAGCTGGAGTTCCAGCGACTTCAGGGTGTCCGCGCCGTCGCGGCGCACCAGTGAGCGCCACGGCCGCGGCCCGTCCTCCGCGAGGTTCGCCAGCACGTCGTCGAGCAGCAGGTCGCCGGTCGGGCCCCGGCCGGTCACCCCGGCCTTGCCGCTTTGGTCCGCCAGCCGGCCCCGTTGCAGCAGGTCGGTGGCCACGGCCGCGCGCACCAGCAGCGCGACGCGGCGGCGATCGGAGATCCGCCCCTTCGCTCCCCCGCAAGCGAGGAGGTAAGCCCGGGCGGGCAAGGAAAGTTTCATTGCGCTCTCACCTTCGGCCAGATCTGGTCCCAATTCTGCTTACGCCCGGTGTAGAGCCACATCAGCCCGGGCGCCACCTGCGTGACAGAGGAGAAGTATGGCCGCAGCAGGTCCGGGTCGAAGCCCACGAACAGCACGTCCCGCGCCGAGTCCGGCGGCCGGTCGAAGTACCAGTAGCCCCGGTGTCCACTGTAGACGTCGGTGATCCCGTACTGCGGCCCGTAATACTCGACGGCAGCGGCGAACGGGTAGATCTCCGAGTACACCGCCGTCTGCTTGCGCACCTCGGGCGGCAGCGCGGCGTAGGTTTTCCCGACGCCGTCGGCCACCTCCTTCTGCGCGGTCTCGCCCCCGGCGAACACGGTGCCGAGCGAAAACGGCCCGAACGTGGTCGCCTTCATCGAAGCCGGCCACACCGGCAGCCCCGCCACCGTCACCGCGGCCGAGAGGACAAAGGCCAGCCACACCGGCGTTTTCCACCACCGCACCAGCTTCCGCCGGGAGAACTCCGTCGCCGCGGCCGCGAACGGCAGCGAGTAGACGCTCATCAGGTAGTACGCGCGGCCGTGCGTGAGCAGCACCGCGAGAGTCACCAGCAGCAGCGCCACGGCGAGGTAGCGGTACGGCCGCAGGTCCGGCGACCGCAGCAGCCGCCACACGCCGTACAGGAGCGCGAGCACGCCGATGCCCATACCGGCCCCGAGCAGGCCGTCGCGCGCGAAGCTGAGGTATCCCGGGAATTCCGCCGAAACGACGTCGGCCATGTGCGCGTACGGCCAGCCGTGGGTGGCCTGCCAGACCAGGGCCGGGATCGTCGCGACGATCGCGATCAGCCCGCCCAGCCACAGTTTCGGCCGCGAGAGCAGCTCTCGCGGGCCCAGCACCAGCGCCGAAAGCAGCACCGCCGCCCACAGCGCCGGGATGAGGAACTTCGTCTCCAGCGACACCGCCGTCACCGCGCCCGCCCAGACGAGCAGGCCGTCGCGCCGGGTCCGGGTCCACCGCACCAGCAGGAAGACCACCACCGTCCACAGGAACGGGTCGAGCACGTAGGTGGCCACCCAGTGGCTGATGACGATCAGGCCGGACGTCGCGTACGCGCCCGCCGCCATCAGCTGGGCGCCGCGGCCGCCGCCCAGCTCCCGCGCGATCAGCGCGGTGACCACCACGCCCGCGGCCGCCGCCAGCGCCATCGGGGCGCGGAAGGCGATCAGCGAGCCGGGGAACAGCCGGTCCAGCGTGCCCGCGAGCAGCGGGACGAGCGGTGGCTGGTCGAAATACCCCCAGGCCGGATGATCTCGACCAGCCACCAGGAAATACAGCTCGTCGAAGCCGTGCGCGTACCGCGCGCTGGTCACCACCAGCACTGCGGCCACCAGCACGGCGACGGCGAACACCGGTCCCCGCGCGAAGGCCCCCACCTCCCGCGCCGCGGCGTGGACGGGCGAGCGTTCCGTCGTAAGCCCTTCACTCGTCATGGGTCCGAGTCCACCGCGCCGGGCCGGGTGCGGGTAAGGGTGTTCGGTAGCCGATCGGGCCGACGAAAGTTGCCGGCCGGGGCGCGACCCGCAACTTTCGTCGACGGCGGTCCCCCGGCCGGTGCGGATCCGGCGCGGGCGCGCGGGCGAGCGGATACCGTGACCGCGTGAAGGAATCCGGCAGCAGGCGCCCGCTCTGGCCCCGGCCGGCCGACGGGCTCTGGCTGCTGGGCTCGGCGATCGTGTTCGCGATAATCGACACCGGGCTGTTCGTGGCTTCGGGCCCGAGCCCCGGTGTCCTCGGGCCGTACGCGCCGCTGATGCTGCAGCTGGTGTGCGACTTCTCCGTGCTGCTGTTGCTGCGGTTCCCGGTCCAGGTGGCGAGCCTGCTCGTGGTGGTCGCGCTGGCCATGCTGGCCTCGGACCTGTTCTCCCCCGGCCTGCTGGTGCCGGCCGTCCAGCCGACGCTGATGACCGTCCCGACGATCACCCCGGTCGTGCTCAGCCAGGCCGCCCGGCTGCTGGACCGCCGGCGGCTGCTGTGGCTGGGCGGGATCCTCGCGCTGCTGGCGACGAGGCCGTGGAACCCGGCCTGGAACACCACCCCGTTCGGCCTGCTGGCCACCGCGCTGCCGGTGGCCGTTTCGCTGTACTTCGAGGCCCGGCGGCAGCTGCTGCGGTCCTTGCGCGACCGCGCCGAACGCGCCGAGCGCGAACAGCACCTGCTCGCCGAGCAGGCCCGCGCGGAGGAACGGCGGCGGCTCGCGGGCGAGATGCACGACGTCGTCACGCATCGGCTGAGCCTGATGGTGCTGCACGCGGGCGCCATGGGCGTCACGTCGGCGGACCCGGCCGTGCGCACCGCGGCCGAGGACATCCGCCGCGAAGGCGCGTACGCACTGGACGAACTGCGCGACCTCGTCGGCGTCCTGCGCAACGGCGAGCCGTTGGCCGGGTCTCCGGCGACGGCCGCGAATCCGCTCTGCGATCCGGCCGAGCTGGTGGCCGGCTCCATCGCGGTCGGGGTGGCGACGGAGCTTTCGGTGACCGGCGACCCGAGCGCGGTCTCGCCGACGGTCGCGCGCACCGCGTTCCGCGTGGTGCAGGAGGCGCTGACCAACGTGCGCAAGCACGCGCCCGGCTCGTCGGCCGAGGTCTCGCTGCGCTACCACCCGGGCGGGCTGGACGTCGCGGTCACCAACACCCGTGGCACCCGCCCGCCCGACCCGGCGCTGGCCGGCTCCGGCTCGGGCGCCGGGCTGAGCGGGCTGCGGCAGCGGGTGGAGCTGGTCGGCGGGCGGCTCGAGGCCGGGCCCGCACCCGGCGGCGGGTTCGCCGTCGGTGCGATACTGCCCGCCTACGTCCCGACGAAGGAAGGTCTCCCGCGGTGATCACGGTGGTCGTGGCCGACGACGAGCCGATGGTCTGCGCCCACCTGCGGACGATCCTCGGCTCGGCCGGCGACATCGAGGTGGTGGCCCAGGCCCAGGACGGCGCCGAGGCGGTGGAGGCGGTCGTGCGGCACCGGCCGCGGGTGGTGCTGATGGACCTGCGGATGCCCGGCGTCGACGGGCTGACCGCGATCGAGCGCATCTCCGCGCTGCCGGAGCCGCCCGCGGTGGTCGCGCTGACGACGTTCGACGCCGACACGTACGTGATCCGCGCGCTGCGCGCCGGCGCCGCGGGCTTCCTGGTCAAGTCGACGCCGCCGGAGGACCTGATC includes the following:
- a CDS encoding acyltransferase family protein codes for the protein MAVETTGRFVGDLRDPAPAERLLWPDVAKGACIVLVVLWHVIMKQYLQIDWRISTPLPGAWGEVGELLLPLRMPLFFAISGFFAARAVKRPWRTVARSRVAKFFYLYVLWLSVHTLVLSFFPGFATEHAGSVLEFAAQLTITPTNLWYLFALAVYFVIAKVSRRLPFWIMLAAAFALSATASAGLLAVPGDRGGLYQNLVFFLVGIYGTSLVKRVAVEAGWLRLALVGVPYLGVLVAVGHFGLKTAFGLWPVLSLVAIVLGVTAAALVTRWKRPANAIASIGRRTLPIYVIHLPLVAVLDALLHDPLSSLGPAAQLAVAVLDPIVLVAAIVALCLLLQRILPSAWVFDLPVRRTAEPPAPEDLNASAQTMPLYSVRRPQAFSRPRPR
- a CDS encoding sensor histidine kinase, encoding MKESGSRRPLWPRPADGLWLLGSAIVFAIIDTGLFVASGPSPGVLGPYAPLMLQLVCDFSVLLLLRFPVQVASLLVVVALAMLASDLFSPGLLVPAVQPTLMTVPTITPVVLSQAARLLDRRRLLWLGGILALLATRPWNPAWNTTPFGLLATALPVAVSLYFEARRQLLRSLRDRAERAEREQHLLAEQARAEERRRLAGEMHDVVTHRLSLMVLHAGAMGVTSADPAVRTAAEDIRREGAYALDELRDLVGVLRNGEPLAGSPATAANPLCDPAELVAGSIAVGVATELSVTGDPSAVSPTVARTAFRVVQEALTNVRKHAPGSSAEVSLRYHPGGLDVAVTNTRGTRPPDPALAGSGSGAGLSGLRQRVELVGGRLEAGPAPGGGFAVGAILPAYVPTKEGLPR
- a CDS encoding methyltransferase domain-containing protein, giving the protein MTETASTAWDGHARALAELLAERGDIRSPEWRAAVAEVPRHVFVPIAYTQNSRGEWEPWSTEGAWERVYAPTTLVTALADRDGWREPISSTTNPELMVRMLEALDIRDGHRVLEIGTGTGYNAGLLSHRLGDHNVASVDIGSEFVTAARDRLAGIGYHPTLKTVDGESGLPGHAPYDRIIATCSVPAVPWAWAEQVTPDGSILVDVRPSIAAGNLVLLQRRGDRLVGRFSARRGSFMAMRHATDAAPGNSPAETLDPGGHRRTDAPLTPWDSTPVVWFLAQFAGLPRDVVCGWELDSDTRARTASTLTSPDGSSVRVDLAEHTVSGTLALWAPVEQAYREWIEAGQPGWDRLGMTVTASRQQVWLDSPDSAWSWELPV
- a CDS encoding GOLPH3/VPS74 family protein — translated: MKLSLPARAYLLACGGAKGRISDRRRVALLVRAAVATDLLQRGRLADQSGKAGVTGRGPTGDLLLDDVLANLAEDGPRPWRSLVRRDGADTLKSLELQLVAAGLLREHTTRLLGRSVLELTDPAAAHREQDRVEAALRDPVSEVDSGDAALAALAAAAGIGAPRRDFRANSARLNELAGRAGPAVPALRRLVRRQRAVRSGGHG
- a CDS encoding response regulator transcription factor, whose translation is MITVVVADDEPMVCAHLRTILGSAGDIEVVAQAQDGAEAVEAVVRHRPRVVLMDLRMPGVDGLTAIERISALPEPPAVVALTTFDADTYVIRALRAGAAGFLVKSTPPEDLIGLVRVAADGHTVLSPSAARRLVALSSDGRERGDDARRRTAGLTERERDVLACLGEGLSNADIAARLHLAEATVKSYVSRMLVKLECANRTQAGLLAHEAGLVAR
- a CDS encoding ArnT family glycosyltransferase; the encoded protein is MTSEGLTTERSPVHAAAREVGAFARGPVFAVAVLVAAVLVVTSARYAHGFDELYFLVAGRDHPAWGYFDQPPLVPLLAGTLDRLFPGSLIAFRAPMALAAAAGVVVTALIARELGGGRGAQLMAAGAYATSGLIVISHWVATYVLDPFLWTVVVFLLVRWTRTRRDGLLVWAGAVTAVSLETKFLIPALWAAVLLSALVLGPRELLSRPKLWLGGLIAIVATIPALVWQATHGWPYAHMADVVSAEFPGYLSFARDGLLGAGMGIGVLALLYGVWRLLRSPDLRPYRYLAVALLLVTLAVLLTHGRAYYLMSVYSLPFAAAATEFSRRKLVRWWKTPVWLAFVLSAAVTVAGLPVWPASMKATTFGPFSLGTVFAGGETAQKEVADGVGKTYAALPPEVRKQTAVYSEIYPFAAAVEYYGPQYGITDVYSGHRGYWYFDRPPDSARDVLFVGFDPDLLRPYFSSVTQVAPGLMWLYTGRKQNWDQIWPKVRAQ